Proteins from a genomic interval of Polaribacter sejongensis:
- a CDS encoding response regulator transcription factor: MINVVLADDHVLVRDGIKALLEDQTGITVIDEASNGKEALEVIAKNKPHVLIVDIRMPEMNGIEVVAEITKNKIDVRTLVLSMHDSEEYVVKSIQAGADGYLLKGASKEEFLKAVNNVAAGDKYFTGDVSTIIMNNFVNGNTATKEEQKTAIKELPFKLTKRERQILTLVLELKNNKDIADELAISKRTAEVHRFNLMKKLEAKNLQELTNKAKEYQLI, translated from the coding sequence ATGATAAATGTAGTTTTAGCAGACGACCATGTTTTGGTAAGAGATGGAATAAAAGCACTTTTAGAAGATCAAACAGGAATTACTGTAATTGATGAAGCTTCTAACGGAAAAGAAGCGCTAGAAGTTATTGCTAAAAACAAACCACACGTTCTTATTGTAGATATCCGTATGCCAGAAATGAACGGAATTGAAGTAGTTGCAGAAATTACTAAAAATAAGATTGATGTAAGAACGCTTGTTCTTTCTATGCATGATTCTGAAGAATACGTAGTAAAATCTATACAAGCAGGTGCAGATGGTTATTTATTAAAAGGAGCGAGTAAAGAGGAGTTTTTAAAAGCTGTAAATAATGTTGCAGCAGGAGATAAGTATTTTACGGGTGATGTTTCTACCATTATCATGAACAATTTTGTAAACGGAAATACTGCGACAAAAGAAGAACAAAAAACAGCAATAAAAGAACTTCCTTTTAAATTAACAAAGAGAGAAAGACAAATACTGACTTTAGTTTTAGAGTTAAAAAATAATAAAGATATTGCTGATGAACTAGCAATTAGTAAACGTACTGCAGAAGTACATCGTTTTAACTTAATGAAGAAACTAGAAGCTAAAAACCTACAAGAATTAACCAATAAAGCGAAAGAATATCAGTTAATATAG
- a CDS encoding nitrate reductase, translating to MIKNEIKTTCSYCGVGCGIIVKKDINNKVFVEGDKDHPVNKGMLCSKGMNLHYVANDTSDRILYPEMRWSRSHPRERVSWDTALDRAASVFKSIIKKHGPDSVAFYVSGQSLTEEYYIANKLTKGFLGTNNIDTNSRLCMSSAVVGYKKTFGEDSVPISYDDIELADCFLITGANPAWCHPILFRRIEKRKEENPNVKIIVIDPRKTDSAKFADLHLQLTPGTDVVLYNAIGRCLYKSGLIDEDFIKKHTQGFDGYKEIIFGTTLKQASKICGVPAKEIQKAAEMIGLAKGFISMWAMGLNQSVIGTDKNTSLINLSLITGQVGKPGAGPFSLTGQPNAMGGREVGGMANLLAVHKDLGNEEHRREVAQFWGVDKISAKPGLTATELFDALESGKVKAVWIASTNPLVSMPNSHQIEKAMAKSKFVVVQEISHKADTLAFADLVLPAAAWLEKEGTMTNSERRISYLPKEIEAPGEARPDVEIFCDFAQRMGFRGFDFNGAEEIYDEYASMTKGTNIDVSFLNYDRLKNEGTFQWPVNEYRSKGTPRLFEDKKFYTPSQKAIFNTPSTIENTSVKTNDEFPLILTTGRIRDQWHTMTKTGKVARLKTHYPKPVLEINPVDAFLNKIKEGDITEIKSANGVVRVRAKITDDIKEGVVFLPMHWGKVLKSNLNRANNLTNTHVDPVSKEPDFKFTSVSVSKYKKPKDKIIIAGAGAAAFRFLQNYRDYNEVDEIHVFSMEKNLFYNRVLLPEYITEELSWEQLLKIKNAELKNLNIKIHPETIINKIDKEAKIVTDSNGETHSFDKLILATGSRPFIPKDVQIELPGRFTMRNKSDADRFKNYLDSTGLPPEEQHVVIVGGGLLGLELAAAMKHKNVKITIIQRASRLMERQLDKISSKLLSLNVQERGIQIYFDNEVSTVFDDEDTGELTINLKSGKYITANAIVYAIGTRPNIEIAKNNGILCGRGVKVNQHLQSSHPDIFAIGEIAEFNNKLFGITSAAEEQAGILANFIAGDISEAYKGSVLMNILKFSDLNLCSIGEIKVPENDPSYEEIIFTDISKGYYKKCIVKDDLLIGAVLVGDKNEFAEFKTLIESKIEMSDKRDTLLRGASNDTPMLGELVCSCSQVGSGNIEEAIAGGCSDFTELCNKTGAGLGCGSCKTEVRDILNNAKVTV from the coding sequence ATGATTAAAAATGAAATTAAAACAACGTGTTCTTATTGTGGAGTAGGTTGTGGAATTATCGTAAAAAAAGACATTAACAACAAGGTTTTTGTTGAAGGTGATAAAGACCATCCTGTTAATAAAGGAATGTTATGTTCTAAGGGGATGAATCTTCATTACGTTGCCAATGATACTTCAGACAGAATTTTATATCCAGAAATGCGATGGTCTCGTTCGCATCCGCGTGAGCGTGTTTCTTGGGATACTGCTTTAGATAGAGCAGCCAGTGTTTTTAAATCCATTATAAAAAAACATGGTCCGGATTCAGTAGCATTTTATGTTTCTGGACAAAGTTTAACAGAAGAATATTACATAGCAAATAAGTTAACAAAAGGATTTTTAGGAACCAATAATATAGATACCAACTCACGTTTATGTATGAGTTCTGCCGTGGTTGGTTATAAGAAAACATTCGGAGAAGATAGTGTGCCAATTTCTTATGATGATATTGAATTAGCAGATTGTTTTTTAATTACAGGGGCAAATCCTGCTTGGTGTCATCCAATTTTATTCAGACGAATAGAAAAACGGAAAGAAGAAAATCCGAATGTAAAAATCATTGTAATTGATCCTCGTAAAACAGATTCTGCAAAATTTGCTGATTTGCATTTACAATTAACACCAGGAACAGATGTTGTTTTATACAATGCAATTGGTAGGTGTTTATACAAAAGTGGTTTAATTGATGAAGATTTTATCAAAAAACACACACAAGGTTTTGATGGTTACAAAGAAATAATTTTTGGAACAACTTTAAAACAAGCTTCCAAAATTTGTGGAGTTCCGGCAAAAGAAATTCAGAAAGCCGCAGAAATGATTGGTCTTGCAAAAGGGTTTATCAGCATGTGGGCAATGGGTTTAAACCAGAGTGTAATTGGTACAGACAAAAACACCTCACTCATAAACTTATCTTTAATTACTGGTCAAGTTGGTAAACCAGGTGCTGGTCCTTTTTCATTAACAGGGCAACCAAATGCAATGGGCGGACGAGAAGTTGGCGGAATGGCAAACTTGTTAGCAGTTCATAAAGATTTAGGAAACGAAGAACACAGAAGAGAAGTTGCACAGTTTTGGGGCGTAGATAAAATATCTGCAAAACCAGGCTTAACAGCAACAGAATTGTTTGATGCTTTAGAAAGCGGAAAAGTAAAAGCTGTTTGGATTGCGAGTACAAATCCGTTGGTGAGTATGCCAAATTCTCATCAGATAGAAAAAGCCATGGCAAAATCTAAATTTGTGGTGGTGCAAGAAATTTCTCACAAAGCAGATACTTTAGCTTTTGCAGATTTGGTTTTACCAGCTGCTGCTTGGTTAGAGAAAGAGGGGACCATGACCAATTCGGAACGTAGAATTTCTTATTTACCAAAAGAAATAGAAGCTCCAGGAGAAGCAAGACCAGATGTAGAAATTTTCTGTGATTTTGCACAAAGAATGGGCTTTAGAGGTTTCGATTTTAATGGAGCAGAAGAAATTTACGACGAATATGCGTCTATGACCAAGGGAACTAATATTGATGTTTCTTTCTTAAATTATGATCGATTAAAAAACGAAGGGACTTTTCAGTGGCCTGTAAATGAATATAGAAGTAAAGGAACACCGCGTCTTTTTGAAGATAAAAAGTTTTATACACCATCTCAGAAAGCAATTTTTAATACACCATCTACCATAGAAAATACTTCTGTAAAAACAAACGATGAATTCCCTTTAATTTTAACCACAGGTCGTATTAGAGATCAATGGCACACGATGACGAAGACGGGGAAGGTAGCAAGATTAAAAACACATTATCCAAAACCTGTTTTAGAAATTAATCCGGTTGATGCTTTTTTAAACAAAATTAAAGAAGGAGATATTACCGAAATAAAAAGTGCAAACGGAGTTGTTAGGGTCCGTGCTAAAATTACAGATGACATTAAAGAAGGAGTTGTTTTCTTGCCAATGCATTGGGGTAAAGTTTTAAAAAGCAATTTAAATAGAGCCAATAATTTAACCAATACACATGTAGATCCGGTTTCTAAAGAACCCGATTTTAAGTTTACATCTGTTTCTGTATCAAAATATAAAAAACCGAAAGACAAAATTATTATTGCAGGTGCAGGAGCCGCTGCTTTTCGATTTTTACAAAATTATAGAGATTATAACGAGGTTGATGAAATTCATGTTTTTTCTATGGAAAAGAACTTGTTTTACAACCGTGTTTTATTACCAGAATATATTACAGAAGAACTTTCTTGGGAGCAATTATTGAAAATAAAAAACGCTGAATTAAAGAACTTAAATATAAAAATTCACCCAGAAACAATTATCAATAAAATTGATAAAGAAGCAAAAATTGTTACAGATTCTAACGGAGAAACACATTCTTTTGATAAACTAATTTTAGCAACCGGAAGTAGACCTTTCATCCCGAAGGATGTACAAATAGAATTACCTGGTCGTTTTACCATGCGTAATAAAAGTGATGCAGACAGATTTAAAAATTACCTAGACAGTACAGGTTTACCGCCAGAAGAACAACATGTTGTAATTGTTGGTGGAGGTTTGTTAGGTTTAGAGTTGGCAGCTGCTATGAAGCATAAGAATGTGAAAATTACAATCATTCAGCGTGCATCTCGATTAATGGAACGTCAGTTAGATAAAATTTCTAGTAAATTATTATCTCTAAATGTACAAGAAAGAGGTATTCAAATTTATTTTGATAATGAAGTAAGTACTGTTTTTGATGATGAAGATACGGGCGAATTAACCATCAACCTAAAATCTGGAAAATACATTACAGCAAACGCAATTGTGTATGCCATTGGTACAAGACCAAATATAGAAATTGCTAAGAATAACGGAATACTTTGCGGAAGAGGTGTAAAGGTAAATCAGCATTTACAATCTTCTCATCCAGATATTTTTGCCATCGGAGAAATAGCAGAATTCAATAATAAGTTATTCGGAATTACTTCTGCAGCAGAAGAGCAAGCAGGAATTTTAGCCAACTTTATTGCTGGAGATATCAGTGAAGCTTACAAAGGTTCTGTTTTGATGAATATTTTAAAATTCAGCGATTTAAACTTGTGTAGTATTGGTGAAATTAAAGTGCCAGAAAACGATCCGAGTTACGAGGAAATTATTTTTACAGATATTTCTAAAGGATATTATAAAAAGTGTATTGTTAAAGACGATTTATTAATTGGTGCTGTTTTAGTAGGTGATAAAAACGAATTCGCAGAGTTTAAAACCTTAATAGAAAGTAAGATTGAAATGTCTGACAAACGAGATACTTTGTTAAGAGGAGCCTCTAACGATACGCCAATGTTGGGCGAGTTGGTTTGTTCTTGTAGCCAAGTTGGATCGGGTAATATAGAAGAAGCAATTGCTGGTG
- a CDS encoding ATP-binding protein — translation MTKNGNSLDQRTFDKLSRLYIIALSTIALSVVISQVLVRNHLETQKSDSTVINVAGRQRMLSQKLTKEIVSLSDYSDKKNRLLLKNKISETLYLWQLSHHALQKGNDSLGLPEHNSDKIKSEFKAINPVFNTIEKAAKSIVKKISQNPTIPIDALTSEIKKVTHNEGSFLLMMDEIVNQYNVEADKKIAWLKKLEFLLMSFTLIILLGEFLFIFWPTAKSVKATLSELLSAEKRAKKMAFDADELSLSKEKSIKELRAFSHAIDETLLFARVSPSGNLIHIGNKFSRLFRLSNLKNEVLFWNVLSKNENEQLVIESLINKYKKTGWQGEVKATIKGNIDIWLEMSLVPYRPTEDRSELLIIASEITDRKAAQIEVERLTEESFEEKMSQQKIISSKIIENQEKEQNRIAKDVHDGIGQMLTGLKYNLESINMNDIEKTTLKIEHLKELTTNIIKGVRTATFNLTPPELSDHGIVPAITKLTHELGRLTGKEIIFFNKTDFNERLDSLVEINIYRIVQEAINNAIKYADSSHILVSLSHSQNILSINIDDDGQGFEPSKVKKVKNGDGGMGMTFMKERIKYINGRLFLNSELGEGTRVTLNIPI, via the coding sequence ATGACTAAAAACGGCAATTCATTAGACCAAAGAACGTTTGATAAATTAAGCCGTTTATACATTATTGCATTAAGCACCATTGCACTTTCTGTAGTAATTAGTCAGGTTTTAGTTCGTAATCATTTAGAAACTCAAAAAAGTGATTCTACCGTAATTAATGTGGCTGGTAGACAAAGAATGTTGAGTCAGAAATTAACCAAAGAAATAGTTTCTCTTTCTGATTATTCTGATAAAAAAAATAGACTTCTACTTAAGAATAAAATTTCAGAAACCCTTTATCTGTGGCAGTTATCTCATCATGCGCTTCAAAAGGGTAATGACAGTTTAGGGCTTCCTGAACATAATAGCGATAAAATTAAAAGTGAATTTAAAGCGATTAATCCTGTTTTTAATACTATTGAAAAAGCAGCAAAATCAATCGTAAAAAAAATATCACAAAACCCTACTATTCCTATTGATGCGCTAACATCAGAAATTAAAAAAGTAACTCATAATGAAGGTTCTTTTTTATTGATGATGGATGAAATTGTAAATCAATACAATGTAGAAGCTGATAAAAAAATAGCTTGGTTAAAAAAATTAGAATTTCTTTTAATGTCTTTCACGTTAATAATTCTTTTAGGTGAATTTTTATTTATTTTTTGGCCAACAGCAAAATCGGTAAAAGCAACACTTTCAGAGTTATTATCCGCAGAAAAAAGAGCTAAAAAAATGGCTTTTGATGCTGACGAACTTAGTCTTTCGAAAGAAAAATCGATAAAAGAATTACGTGCGTTTAGCCATGCAATAGATGAAACGTTATTGTTTGCAAGGGTTTCGCCAAGCGGAAACTTAATTCATATTGGAAATAAATTTTCACGCTTGTTTAGATTATCAAACTTAAAGAATGAAGTGTTATTTTGGAATGTTTTATCTAAAAATGAAAACGAACAATTAGTAATTGAAAGCTTAATTAATAAATATAAAAAAACAGGTTGGCAAGGAGAAGTAAAAGCAACCATAAAAGGAAATATCGATATTTGGTTAGAAATGTCTTTGGTGCCTTATAGACCAACAGAAGACAGGTCCGAATTGTTAATTATTGCCTCTGAAATTACAGATAGAAAAGCGGCTCAAATAGAAGTAGAAAGACTTACAGAAGAAAGTTTTGAAGAGAAAATGAGTCAGCAAAAGATAATCTCTAGTAAGATTATTGAGAATCAAGAAAAGGAGCAAAACAGAATTGCTAAAGATGTGCATGACGGAATTGGGCAAATGCTAACTGGATTAAAGTACAATTTAGAAAGCATCAATATGAATGATATTGAGAAGACCACTTTAAAAATTGAACACCTAAAAGAGTTAACCACAAATATTATAAAAGGCGTTAGAACTGCTACTTTTAATTTAACTCCGCCAGAATTATCAGACCACGGAATTGTGCCTGCAATTACCAAGTTAACACACGAATTAGGTAGATTGACAGGAAAAGAAATCATATTTTTTAATAAAACAGATTTTAATGAACGTTTAGATTCTTTAGTAGAAATTAATATTTATAGAATTGTACAAGAAGCAATTAATAACGCTATTAAATACGCAGATTCGTCACATATTTTAGTGTCACTTTCTCATAGTCAAAATATTTTAAGTATAAATATTGATGATGATGGCCAGGGTTTTGAGCCTTCTAAAGTAAAAAAAGTTAAAAACGGTGATGGTGGCATGGGTATGACTTTTATGAAAGAGCGTATTAAATATATTAATGGTCGTTTATTCTTAAATTCTGAATTAGGAGAAGGAACTAGAGTTACATTGAATATTCCTATTTAA
- a CDS encoding MFS transporter — translation MINLAQEKSTKLSLFDFKNVATRTFWITSISFFLCFFAWFGIVPFMPDVVKDLGLTPDQKWNSIILAVSGTVFARLLIGKLCDKYGPRLCYTWLLMLGAIPVILCGLVQTPTQFLVCRLFIGFIGASFVITQVHTSLMFAPNIVGTANATSAGWGNLGGGANRLGMPLIAAAVVAFGVADGEAWRYSMVIAGIVCFAMGIVYYFFTTDTPKGNFSELKEAGEMVVTKKDQVGFLEVLKDYRVWILFVVYAASFGIELTVYGTMDDYLQNTFQLERVTAGNIVLSFALMNIFARTLGGFFGDKFGKLKGLRGRVLFLSFILTLQGVMLIFFSGATSLVLGVVLLILFSLSVQMAEGATFSVVPFINKKAIGSVSGIVGAGGNVGAFLAAMLLKSKSALAEKSAILSSEGLSAEVVKAAQSAASSSAVSSGYLLIGFVVVITGIVALTIKFSTEEEGAESFKQDVDGLQPELIPIKVKA, via the coding sequence ATGATAAATCTAGCTCAAGAAAAATCAACAAAATTAAGTTTATTCGACTTTAAGAATGTGGCCACTCGTACATTCTGGATTACTTCAATATCATTCTTTTTATGCTTTTTTGCATGGTTTGGTATTGTACCATTTATGCCAGATGTTGTAAAAGATTTAGGTTTAACACCAGATCAAAAATGGAACTCTATAATTTTAGCCGTTTCAGGAACCGTTTTTGCACGTTTACTTATTGGTAAATTATGTGATAAATACGGACCAAGATTATGTTATACTTGGTTATTAATGTTAGGTGCAATTCCTGTAATTTTATGTGGATTGGTACAAACACCGACTCAATTTTTAGTTTGTAGACTATTTATTGGTTTTATTGGTGCGTCCTTTGTAATTACACAAGTACACACTTCTTTAATGTTTGCGCCTAATATTGTAGGTACTGCAAATGCAACTTCTGCAGGTTGGGGAAATTTAGGTGGTGGAGCTAATAGATTAGGAATGCCTTTAATTGCTGCAGCAGTTGTTGCTTTTGGTGTTGCAGATGGTGAGGCTTGGAGATATTCTATGGTAATTGCTGGTATTGTTTGTTTTGCAATGGGTATTGTATATTACTTTTTTACAACAGATACACCTAAAGGAAACTTTAGCGAGTTAAAAGAAGCTGGAGAAATGGTGGTTACTAAAAAAGACCAAGTTGGTTTTTTAGAAGTGCTAAAAGATTATAGAGTTTGGATTCTTTTTGTTGTGTATGCAGCAAGTTTTGGAATTGAATTAACAGTTTACGGTACCATGGATGATTACCTTCAAAATACCTTTCAGTTAGAAAGAGTTACAGCTGGTAACATTGTATTGTCATTTGCATTGATGAATATTTTTGCAAGAACTTTAGGTGGTTTCTTTGGAGATAAATTTGGGAAGTTAAAAGGCTTAAGAGGTCGTGTTTTATTCTTATCTTTCATTTTAACTTTACAGGGAGTAATGTTGATATTTTTCTCTGGAGCTACAAGTTTGGTTTTAGGAGTTGTATTGTTAATTTTGTTTAGTTTAAGTGTTCAAATGGCAGAAGGAGCAACGTTTTCTGTAGTACCATTTATCAATAAAAAAGCAATTGGTTCTGTGTCTGGTATTGTTGGAGCAGGAGGAAACGTAGGAGCATTTTTAGCAGCAATGTTATTAAAATCGAAATCTGCATTGGCAGAAAAATCAGCAATTTTATCTAGTGAAGGTTTAAGTGCAGAGGTTGTAAAAGCCGCACAGTCTGCAGCATCTTCAAGTGCAGTGTCTAGCGGATATTTACTAATTGGTTTTGTAGTTGTAATTACAGGTATTGTAGCTTTAACAATTAAGTTTTCTACAGAAGAAGAAGGAGCAGAAAGCTTTAAACAAGATGTAGATGGTCTTCAGCCAGAATTAATACCTATAAAAGTAAAAGCTTAA